DNA from Brevibacterium sp. 'Marine':
CACCAGCAACCTCGAAACCGGAGTCCCCGAACTCATCGCAGCCGCCGAAGCCATCGCCGCCACCGTCGTCTGAGGGCGAACTGGAGACAGGAGGATCCGCACCACCGAGCAGCACCACAGAGATATACAGCACCACCACCACCTCCAATGAAGCAGTGGAAAGGAAGCCATGACCGACACGATCGCAGAGACAAAGGTGCCTCTGCAGCTGAAACGGCGATCCGTCGTTGCGAGCACCATCGGCAATATCCTCGAATGGTACGAGTGGAGCGCCTACGCGGTGTTCACGCCGTTCATCGCGGCCGCCATGTTCAACAGTGAGGACCCGGTCTCCTCCGTCCTCGCAACCCTCGGCGTCTTCGCTGTAGGGTTCCTCATGAGACCCCTGGGCGGCATCGTGTTCGGCAAGATCGCCGATGTGAAGGGGCGCAAGTTCGTTCTCATCGTCACGATGCTCATCATGGCAGGCGGTTCGTTCCTCATCGCCGTCCTGCCCACCTACGGACAGATCGGCGTCTTCGCCTCACTGATCCTCCTCCTCATCCGAGTGGCACAGGGCTTCGCCCACGGCGGAGAGTCGGCAACGGCGAACTCCTATATCGCCGAGATCGCTCCGGCCCACAAACGCGGTTTCTGGGGCTCCATCGTATTCGTCGCCATCTTCGGCGGTTCGGTGGTCGCCTACACGATCGGGGGCGTAATCACGAATGTCTTCTCCGAGGCGGCTGTTTCCGATTGGGCATGGAGGATTCCGTTCGCGCTCGGCGGTCTGCTCGCGCTCGTTGCGCTGTGGATGCGGCGCGGAATGGTCGAAAGCGATGTCTTCGAATCCGATGAAGCGGAAGAAGTTGTCGACCCGACCCCGCTGGATCGCGGCCGTGTGGCTCGTGCGATCGTCCTCGTCGTGCTCATGACCTCGGGTATCACCGCGGCTCACTACACCTGGACGTCGTACGCGTCGACCTTGGCGATCACCGAACGCGGTATGGATGCGCAGACCGCCTACTGGGCGACCGTCGGTGCGCAGATCATCGCACTCGCGTCGCTGCCCTTCTGGGGATCCCTCTCCGACCGGATCGGTCGTCGGCCGGTGCTCATCGGCTTCGGAGTGCTCATGGCGATCCTGCAGTATCCGCTCATGGGCATGATCACGGACACCGGCTGGACGTTGTTCGTTGCGTCGACGCTGGCACTGCTCGTGGTCTCGATGGCAGGAGCCTTGCTGTCGGCAGTCCTGTCCGAGGCCTTCCCGACGAAGGTCCGTACCCAAGGAATCGGGTTTGCATACTCAGTCTCTGTGGCTGTGTTCGGTGGAACGGCACCGTATCTCAACGGACTGTTCAACTCGCTCGACCTCAGCTGGCTCTCCAGCGGCTGGGTGGTTCTGCTCTGCCTGGCAACGATCGTCGCCGTGGTCAAGCTGCCCGAGACCAAGGGCAAGGACCTCAACGCGATCTGAACATCGCAGCGGGACGGGAGAGCCGCCTCGGGGCGGGCGATCCTGAACTGACCGCACAGAATATGGGTCGCAATCGGATACTGCGGCCCGAATCCAGGTCGCTATCGGATACTTCTGAGCAAGCAGAGGATCCGATAGCGACCTATTTCTGCATACGCGGCAAGGCGGAGCTGCCGCGGGGAGCTGGGCCTCGCAGCGGTCCGACGAGCGGTCACGGCGAGAGGGCCAGCAGGGGGTTTGTCGGGGGTGACTTCATTCACTAGAATCGGAGGCGCAGTCTCAGCCGGGGTCCACCGAGGCCCACTTGGCTGTGCGCATAACTTCATACGCCGCTAAGACAAGACGTGGGAGAGCTGCCGCTGTCAGGCCGAACCGAGCCGGGCATCGAGCAGCGCCGTAGGTGCAATTCCCTCCCCGGGAAACTCTCAGGCCCAGTACCACCGATTGCAGGCATATCTGAAGGGCTCCGGTCCGACAGATCGGGGAGGACACTCAGCGAACGCTGCGTCCTCCCATCGGTGGACGCGACACCGACCCTAGGACGGCAATTGACCAGTTCACTCGCCCATACGACGCAGGCAACAGGGGACACCGCACGCCCCTTCTCCGACCGCCACATCGGCCCCCGCGCCGACGACGCCCGGGCCATGCTCGCCGAACTCGGCTATGACTCCCTGGAAGCGCTCTCATCCGCTGCCGTCCCGGAATCCATCCAGAACGACGAACTCAACCTGGCCGCAGGCCGCTCCGAATTCGATGTGCTGAACGACCTGCGCGACCTCGCCTCACAGAACGTCATGCGCACCCAGCTCATCGGCCAGGGCTACTACGACACGATCACCCCGGCCGTCATCCGCCGCAACCTGGTCGAGAACCCCGCCTGGTACACCGCCTACACCCCCTACCAGCCCGAGATCTCCCAGGGCCGGCTCGAAGCGCTGCTGAACTTCCAGCAGGTCGTCCAGGATCTCACCGGCCTCGACATCGCCAATGCCTCCCTCCTCGATGAAGCCACCGCCGTCGCCGAGGCGGTCCTGCTCATGCGTCGCGCCGTGAAGAAGGGGACAACCGTCGTCCTCGACTCCGAGCTCCACCCGCAGACCATCGCCGTCGTCCGCGCCCGTGCCAAGGCCATGGACTTCCGCGTCACCGTCGCCGACCTCGCCGAAGGTCTCGTCGGCGAAGACATCTTCGGCATCGTCTGCGCCCAGCCCGGCACCACCGGTGCCATCCGCGACTTCACCGACGCCGTCGACGGCGCGCATGACCGCGGGGCGCTCGTGACCTTCGACGCCGACCTGCTGGCACTCACCCTGCTCAAGGACTGCGCCTCCCAAGGCGCGGACATCGCCGTCGGCTCGGCCCAGCGCTTCGGTGTGCCCCTGTTCTTCGGCGGCCCCCACGCCGGCTTCATGGCCGTGAAGTCCGGACTCCAGCGCCAGCTGCCCGGCCGCCTCGTCGGAGTGTCCAAGGACGCCCAGGGCAAGCCCGGCTACCGCCTGGCCCTGCAGACCCGCGAGCAGCACATCCGCCGCCAGAAGGCGACCTCCAACATCTGCACCGCGCAGGCGCTGCTGGCCAACGTCGCCTCCATGTACGCCGTCTACCACGGCCCGATCGGCCTGACCCGCATCGCCTCCCGCGTCCACCGCCTCGCGCACGCGTTCGCCGGTGCCGCAGACACCGCTCCCGGCGCCGAGGTTCTCACCTGGGATTTCTTCGACACCGTCGCGCTGCGCGTGGCCGATGCCGAAGCCGCCCGCTACGTCGCCGACCAGGCCGGATTCAACATCCGCGTCATCGACGACACCACCGTCGGCGTCTCCTTCGGCGAACCCCACACCGTCGCCGATGCCAACGGTCTGCTCGAAGCCCTCGGCATCATCGCCCGGGTCGACGCGGACGAGTTCGAAGCCGCCTCGGCGGGGACCTTCGGAGCCAACGCCGTGCCCGAACCCGCATACGATTCGAAGTTCCACCGGGACACCGAATTCCTCACCCACCCCGTCTTCAGCGCCCACGGCTCCGAGACCTCGATGATGCGCTACCTGCGCACCCTGTCCGACCGGGACCTCGCACTCGACCGGACGATGATCCCGCTGGGCTCGTGCACGATGAAGCTCAACGCCGCCGCCGAGATGGAACCCATCACCTGGCCGGAATTCGCCTCCATCCACCCCTTCGCCCCGGCCGAGCAGACCGAGGGCTGGCGCGCACTCATCGGCCGCCTCGAGGACTCGCTGACCGAGGTCACCGGCTACGACCGCGTGTCCCTGCAGCCCAACGCCGGCTCGCAGGGTGAGCTGGCCGGACTGCTCGCCATCCGTGCCTACCATGTGGCGAACGGCGACGATGCCCGCACCGTCGTGCTCATCCCGCAGTCCGCGCACGGCACGAACGCCGCCTCCGCAGTGCTCGCCGGACTCCAGGTCCAGGTCGTCGGCACCGCCGACGACGGATCCGTGGACATGGACGACCTCGATGCGAAGATCGCCAAGCACGAGGGCACAATCGCCGGCATCATGATCACCTACCCGTCGACCCACGGTGTGTTCGAACCGCAGATCCGCGAGGTCTGCGACAAAGTGCACGCCGCCGGCGGCCAGGTCTACGTCGACGGTGCGAACCTCAACGCCATGGTCGGACTCGCCAAGCCCGGCGAATTCGGCGGCGACGTCTCCCACCTCAACCTGCACAAGACCTTCTGCATCCCCCACGGAGGAGGCGGCCCCGGAGTCGGCCCCGTCGCGGTGCGCGAACACCTCGCCCCGTACCTGCCCGGCGACGCCACCCTGCCGGAACTCGTCGCCGGCGACCCGGACGCCAAGGAACTGCCGATCTCCGCATCGATGTTCGGCTCCGCCGGAGTCCTGCCCATCAGCTTCGCCTACCTCGAACTCATGGGTGCCGAAGGGCTGCGCGAAGCCTCGCGGGCCGCCCTGCTGGGGGCGAACTACCTGGCGAAGAAGCTCGGCGACGTCTACCCCATCCTCTACTCGGGTGAGAACGGACTCGTCGGCCACGAGACGATCCTCGACCTCCGCGCGATCACCGCGGCGACGGGAGTCACCGCAGAAGATGTCTGCAAGCGGCTGATCGACTTCGGCTTCCACGCCCCGACCCTGGCCTTCCCGGTGCCCGGCACCCTCATGGTCGAACCCACCGAGTCCGAGGACAAGGACGAACTCGACCGCTTCATCGAAGCCATGCGCACCATCCGTGCCGAGATCGACGAGATCGGCAAGTCGTATACCTACGAAGAGTCGCCGCTGGCGCTTGCGCCGCACCCGGCGACCGTGGTGATGGACGACTGGGACGGCAAATACAGCCGCGAGACCGCGGTGTTCCCCGTGCCCGGACTGCGCCACACGAAGTACTTCCCGCCGGTCAGCCGCATCGACGGAGCCTACGGCGACCGCAACCTGGTGTGCTCCTGCCCGCCGCCAGAGGCCTTCGAAGAGTTCGAGGAAGGGGACAAGTGATGACCGATCAGACTGCGAACACGCCCAAAGAAACCCCGCTGCACGGCATCCACGCCGAGCTCGGTGCCTCGTTCACCGATTTCGGCGGCTGGGACATGCCGCTGAAGTACGGTTCGGAACTCGCCGAACACCGTGCCGTGCGTGAGGCCGCAGGCCTCTTCGACCTCTCCCATATGGGCGAGGTGCGCATCAGCGGAACCGACGCCGCCGCCTTCCTCGACTACGCGCTCGTCGCGAAGTACTCGAAGATGAAGATCGGCAAGGCCAAGTACGGAGTCATCGTCAACGAGTCAGGCGGCCTGCTCGACGACCTCATCACCTACCGCATCGGCGACGAGGAGTTCCTCATCGTCCCCAACGCCTCGAACACGCCCACCGTGGTCGCAGCGCTCAAGGACCGGGTGGAGCACTTCGTCCAGGACGTCGCCCCCGGCTCCGATGTGCGCCTGACCGACGAATCCGACGCCACCGCGCTCATCGCCGTGCAGGGCCCGAACTCGGAGGCGATCATCCTGCGCGCCCTCGACGAGTCCGGCCACGGCGAATTCGGACCCCGCACCGGTGCCGGAGACCAGGCGAAGGCCCAGGTCACCGACGATGCCAACGGGGGAGCCACCTCGGCGGGGGATGACACCATCACCATCGGTCAGGCGGTGCGCGACCTGGGGTACTACGCGTGGATGCCGCTGACGATCGCCGGGATCGACCTCATGCTCGCCCGCACCGGATACACCGGTGAGGACGGGTTCGAGCTCTACATCCCGAACATCGGCGCCACCCGCCTGTGGAACACGCTCGTGACCTCGGGCGCCGACTACGGACTCGTGCCCTGCGGACTGGCCGCGCGCGATTCGCTGCGGCTCGAAGCCGGGATGCCGCTCTACGGCAACGAACTCGATGAGAACACCACCCCGTTCGACGCGGGGCTGGGCCGGATGATCGGGTTCAAGACGAAGGACGAATTCTTCGCCCGCGAAGCTCTGGCGAAACTCGGTGAGACCGAACCGCCGCGCGTGCTCGTCGGCCTGAGCTCGGAGGGGCGCCGTGCCGCCCGCTCCGGAGCCGCAGTGTCGATCGACGGCTCCGAGGTCGGCACCGTCACCTCCGGTCAGCCCTCACCGACGCTCGGCCACCCGATCGCCCTGGCCTACCTCGACCGGGACCGCGCCGAGGCGGGCACCGCCGTGACCGTGGACATCCGCGGCAAGGCACACGACTTCACCGTCGTCGAACTGCCGTTCTACAAGCGCCAGGCCCACTGAGGCTCACCCAAAGTTCATCCGGATGGGACCGGTGACTCGTAGACTGGTCCCATCCGGCACAACAACATCGTGACCGCCGCTGACCGGCAGTCACAGTAAGGAAGACAGATGGCACAGCTGCCCCCGCTCCCGCAGAACTTCACCTACTCCGCCGAACACGAATGGGTCGACGGCGCGGCCGATGAGCTCGTCGGCAAGACCGTCAAGGTCGGCATCACCGCCGTCGCCGCCGACGCCCTCGGCGAGGTCGTCTACGTCGACCTGCCCGAGGTCGGCGACACCATCACCGCAGGTGAGACCTGCGGTGAGGTCGAATCCACGAAGTCCGTGTCCGATCTCTACACCCCGGTGACCGGCGAGGTCGTCACCATCAACGAGGCGGCCGTGGACTCACCCGGACTGCTCAACTCCGACCCCTACGGTGAGGGTTGGCTGTTCGAGGTCGCCGTGACCGAGGTCGGCGAAGTCATGGACGCCGCCGGCTACGCCGAGGCGAACTCCCTCTGAGCTACATCCTCCGGGCGGAGGACACAAACCCTGAAGCGGGGTCGGTCGAGGTCGGTGCCGACACATCGTCGGCATCGGCACGCCATGCACGTGAGTGCACGGCTGTTCGGTCGGCCCCGTCGTCATCTCATCAGAAACGAAGTGATTGCCATGCCATTGAGTGTCTTCGACCTCTTCACGGTCGGCATCGGACCGTCGAGCTCCCACACCGTCGGGCCGATGCGTGCCGGCGCGAGCTTCATCGACCTCCTCGGCGATTCGCTTGGATCCGTGGCGGATCTGCGTGTCGACGTGTTCGGCTCCCTGGCCGCCACGGGCGCCGGCCACGGGACCTTCGACGCCATCCTCATCGGCCTCGAGGGGTGCCGTCCCGATCTCATCGAAGCCAATGAACTCACCGCCCGGCGGACGCGGATGTCCGAGACCGGGACGATCATCCTCGGCGACTCGACCGGCAACGGCGTCGAGCTTTCGTTCACCGAGGATGACATGGTCAAACGACCCCTGACCGTGCTGCCGCGCCACACGAATGCCATGACCGTGACCGCCTATGACGCCGCCGGGGCAACGCTGGCCGAGGAGACCTACTACTCCGTCGGCGGCGGGTTCGTGACCTCGGAGACCGAATTCCTCGACAAGGAGAAGACCGCCGAGGCTGGTGACGACGGCGGCGACGGCGCGGCTGTCGACGGCAGCAGCGACGGTGGATTCGACGGCACAGCTGCCGACGGCGGCGGCGCCGAGTTCGCGGTCGCGGACTCTGTCGTCGATGCCGAGCTCGAGTCCTACGACGAAGAGCTGCCGTATCCCTTCCACTCAGGTGTCGAACTGCTTCAACGCTGCCGCGAGAACGACCTGTCGATCGCGGAGATCATGCACGCCAACGAACTGTCGATGCGCGACGAGGACGAGATCCGGCACGGCCTGCTCCACATCTACTCGGTGATGGAGGAATGCGCTTCCGCGTCCCTCGACCGCTCCGGCTATCTGCCCGGAGGGCTCAAGGTGCGCCGCCGCGCACACGACTGGTACCTCAAACTCAAGTCCGAGGACCCCGACCGGGACCCCGGCTACTACCTCGAATGGGTCAACCTCATCGCGATGGCCGTGAACGAGGAGAACGCATCGGGCGGCCGCGTCGTCACCGCACCCACCAATGGGGCGGCCGGCATCATCCCCGCCGTGCTGCACTATGCGCTCAACTACGTTCCCGCGGTGGTGGAAGGCGGCGAGTCCGCGAAGCACCGGGCCATCGTCGACTTCCTGCTCACCGCGGCGGCCATCGGCGTCCTCTATAAGGAACGCGCGTCGATCTCCGGCGCCGAGGTGGGCTGCCAGGGCGAGGTCGGATCCGCCTCGTCGATGGCCGCCGGGGGACTGGCCGCCGTGATGGGCGGGACCCCTGAGCAGGTGGAGAACGCCGCCGAGATCGCGATGGAGCACAACCTCGGCCTGACCTGCGACCCGATCTCCGGGCTCGTGCAAGTGCCGTGCATCGAACGCAATGCGATCGCCGCCGGCAAGGCCATCAACGCCTCCCGTATGGCGCTGTGGGGCGACGGCCAGCACCGGGTCAGCCTCGACGAGGTGATCGAGACGATGCGCCAGACCGGTGCGGACATGTCCTCGAAGTACAAGGAGACGGCGATGGGCGGCCTCGCCGTCAACGTCGTCGAGTGCTGAGGCCAGTGCGTCTGAGGTTCGGAGCCAGGCAAGCGGGGCTCACCTGAGTCGCGACCTTTCGAGCCGGCTTTGCGCACTCATGTGCTTCCGTACCTCTGCAGCGGCCTGAAGCAGCGGGGAGAAAGATTTAAGTGTGCGAAGAATGCCGAAAATCGGCCTCTCAGCGACATTCTTCGCACACTTAACTCGTGTCGGCGGCGGCAGGCGCTCAGCTTCCGGCTGATGGCGGCGCTGCGCGAACAACCTCGCTCCTGCGCGAACAGCTTCGCGCTTGCGTGAACAACCTCGCAGCCGCCGCGAAGCCGCTCACAGGGCCTCGGGCGCCTCACCGACCAGCAGGCATCCTTGCTATCCAAATTCGAGTGAAGTGACATGGAACACGTGGAACCCTTGTTCCAACTCCGCGCAAATGTAACGAAACGATAACGAACCTCTGGCGCGGTATGAGCGCGAAGAAGCGCCCCGACGCATCCCAGAGATGCCATGGGGAAAGTCCGGTCTGTTACATGTCGGCAGGCCGGGGGCAACGTTGTGAAAGTGGCCCGGAATCGACGGTTTCGAGGTTGACGCTCAATCTCATCCCGCTAGGTTTGTTGGCGTGATTAACGCACTCGCTGAACCGAAGACGCAAATCGACGTCCGGACTCCTGAGCTGGAGGACGGGCAACATCTATGGCGGCTCGCGAAAGACACAGCCGTGCTCGATCTGAACTCCTCGTACTCGTACCTGCTGTGGTGCCGTGACTTCGCGGACACCTCGGTGATCGCACGGATCGGCGGAGAGCCCGCCGGCTTCGTCACCGGCTACACCCGTCCGGAGAATCCGGACACCCTGATGATCTGGCAGGTCGCCGTCGACGAGAACTTCCGCGGACACGGACTCGCATCGACCATGCTCAACGAGCTGGCCGACCGCACCGGTGCTCTGCGGATGGAGACGACGATCACCGATGACAATGCGGCGTCCAACCGTCTGTTCCAGACGTTCGCGGAGAAGCGCGGGGCCGGTTTCGACCGTCGCCCGCTGTTCACTCCGGACCTCTACCCGGACGGCCACGACACCGAGTACCTCTACGAGATCGCGCCCCTGTAACGAGCCCCACCCCGGTGCCGCGCGGACCCCTGCTGCAAGGGAGCGGACGCGCCAGGTGCCAGGAGGCGGAAGAGATCGCCCGTAATAAGCGCCGGCGGCCACCGCCTCGGCGACTGCATCCGATGCAGACGCACAACTTTGGAAGTCGAAAGGACTCAAGTCATGACTGAAAGCGCCAAGCCCACACCAACTGACAAGCCCGACATCTTCGAAACTCGCGAATCAGCTGTTCGCAGCTACTGCCGTTCCTGGCCCGCCACCTTCGCCCGTTCGCAGGGCGCCAAGCAGTGGGATGAGGACGGCAACGAATACCTCGACTTCTTCTCCGGTGCCGGTGCACTCAACTACGGCCACAACAACCCGGCCGTGATCAACCCGCTGATCGAATACCTGCAGTCGGGTGCCGTGCTGCACTCGATGGACATGAAGACTCCGGCCAAGCGTGAGTTCCTGCAGACCTTCCAGGACCTCATCCTCAAGCCGCGCGGACTCGACTACTCCGTCATGTTCCCCGGGCCGACTGGCACCAACACCGTCGAGGCGGCTCTCAAGCTCGCCCGCAAGGTGACCGGCCGTCAGCACATGCTCTCGTTCACCAACGCCTTCCACGGCATGACGCTGGGCTCGCTGTCGGTGACCGGCAACTCGATGAAGCGCGAAGGCGCAGGAATCCCGCTGACCAACAGCTCGAAGATTCCCTACGACGACTACTTCGACGGCGAGGTGCCCGACTTCCTGTGGCTGGAGAAGGTCCTCGCGGACTCCGGCTCGGGTGTCGACAAACCTGCCGCTGTCATCGTCGAGACCGTGCAGGGAGAGGGCGGACTCCGTGCCGCACGCGCCGAATGGCTGCGCGCTCTGTCCGACCTGTGCAAGAAGCACGACATCCTCCTCATCGTCGATGACGTGCAGGCCGGCTGCGGCCGCACCGGTTCGTTCTTCAGCTTCGAAGAAGCCGGCATCGAGCCCGACATCGTCTGCCTGTCGAAGTCGATCTCCGGTTCGGGTCTGCCGCTGGCACTGACCCTGTTCCGTCCCGAGCTCGACGTCTGGGAGCCCGGCGAGCACAACGGCACCTTCCGCGGTAACAACCCCGCGTTCGTCACTGCCACCGCCGCCATCAAGACCTTCTGGGCCGACAATGAGTTCCAGAACCAGCTTGCCGACACCATCGCCGCTCTGCACCAGCGCCTCGACGGAATCGTCGAGAAGGCCGAAGGCGCATCGATCCGCGGACGCGGCCTGCTGGCCGGCCTGTGCTTCGAGGACCTCGAGGTGGCCGAGAAGGTTGCCGCCTACGCATTCGAGAACGGTCTCCTGCTCGAGACCTCGGGCGCCGATGACGAAGTCATCAAGATCATGCCGCCGCTGACGATCGACTCGCGCGATCTGCAAGCGGGTCTGGACATCATCGAGGCCGGAGTGGCCAAATTCGCTCCCGCCGCAGCCACGGCCGCACTGGCCTGACCCACCTCTGCCGGGCCGGCGTCGCAGCTGTGGCGCCGGCCCGAGCTTTGGGCGGAATCGAGCTCACCTGTTCGATCGTCCACCCGGGTCGACGGACGCCGTTGATGTGCGACGGACGTCCGCGGCCCACCCCCTGAACACTTTCACCGACCTTTTGCGAAAGGACCACAGATGTACGTAGTCAACCGCGATGACCTCAACGACACCGACCGCGATGTGAAGTCCGAGACCTGGCGCTCACGCCGCATGGTGCTCGGCAAGGAGCGCGTCGGATTCTCGTTCCACGACACCGTGATCTACGCCGGAACCACCTCGACGTTCCACTACCAGAACCACGTCGAAGCCGTGTACTGCGTGCAGGGCAAGGGAACGCTGACCGACGAGGAGACCGGCAAGGTCTACCCGCTCCACGATGGCGTCATGTACCTGCTCGACGGAAACGAGAAGCACACCGTCGTGGCTGAGGAAGAGCTCCGCATGGCCTGCGTGTTCAACCCGCCGGTCACCGGCCGTGAGGTCCACGACGAGAACGGCGTGTACCCGCTCATCCTCGAGGATGAAGCGGCACCCGCGAACTGATCGAGGTCCAGTCGAAGACTGGATCGGCGGAAGCTGACTGAGCTTCACTCGCCGAGGCGGCCCGAGCATTGCGCTCGGGCCGTCTTTTGCGTGTGGTTGAGGCTTCCGGGTGAACGGCACCGTTGAGCGGGGCCGGACGGACTGCAGGTGTGATAATCTTCGGTCATACAACTTTCAAGTTCGTGACTTCTCGTTGCCGATTACACATTAGTTGACTCCGACTCAGGCATCCCCTTCCATCCCATCTTCAGTTGGAGTCTCCATGAAGTTCCTCAAGCGCGCCCTTGTGGCGTCCGTTGCCGCTCTTGCTCTCGCCGTCGGTCCCGCCGTCTCCGCCGAGGCGGCGAGTGAGAAGTTCGACGTCACGAAGCTCTCTGCCAAGAGCATGGTTGTCGCCAATTCGAACTGCCGCAACGTCGACGTGACGATGGCTCACAAGAAATCGGGTGTTTCCGAATGGCTCGTCGATGTTGATGTCACTCGGAGCGGCGGAATAGTCGACTACGTGTCTTTCAGTCATGACGGCAACACGAAGCGAGCGCGTTCGATGGTCTGCCCGGACTGGTCGGGGCTTGGAAAATACACGCTCGGTCCGTCAGATGTCTGGGCGAACAATTCCAGCTTCTCGAAGTACGTCGACCGTACCGACTACACCAAGGGGTACTTCTACGTTCGCGGCAAAGCGTATGCGTCTTTGTCCTCGAAGCGCAGCGGCAGCA
Protein-coding regions in this window:
- the gcvP gene encoding aminomethyl-transferring glycine dehydrogenase, whose amino-acid sequence is MTSSLAHTTQATGDTARPFSDRHIGPRADDARAMLAELGYDSLEALSSAAVPESIQNDELNLAAGRSEFDVLNDLRDLASQNVMRTQLIGQGYYDTITPAVIRRNLVENPAWYTAYTPYQPEISQGRLEALLNFQQVVQDLTGLDIANASLLDEATAVAEAVLLMRRAVKKGTTVVLDSELHPQTIAVVRARAKAMDFRVTVADLAEGLVGEDIFGIVCAQPGTTGAIRDFTDAVDGAHDRGALVTFDADLLALTLLKDCASQGADIAVGSAQRFGVPLFFGGPHAGFMAVKSGLQRQLPGRLVGVSKDAQGKPGYRLALQTREQHIRRQKATSNICTAQALLANVASMYAVYHGPIGLTRIASRVHRLAHAFAGAADTAPGAEVLTWDFFDTVALRVADAEAARYVADQAGFNIRVIDDTTVGVSFGEPHTVADANGLLEALGIIARVDADEFEAASAGTFGANAVPEPAYDSKFHRDTEFLTHPVFSAHGSETSMMRYLRTLSDRDLALDRTMIPLGSCTMKLNAAAEMEPITWPEFASIHPFAPAEQTEGWRALIGRLEDSLTEVTGYDRVSLQPNAGSQGELAGLLAIRAYHVANGDDARTVVLIPQSAHGTNAASAVLAGLQVQVVGTADDGSVDMDDLDAKIAKHEGTIAGIMITYPSTHGVFEPQIREVCDKVHAAGGQVYVDGANLNAMVGLAKPGEFGGDVSHLNLHKTFCIPHGGGGPGVGPVAVREHLAPYLPGDATLPELVAGDPDAKELPISASMFGSAGVLPISFAYLELMGAEGLREASRAALLGANYLAKKLGDVYPILYSGENGLVGHETILDLRAITAATGVTAEDVCKRLIDFGFHAPTLAFPVPGTLMVEPTESEDKDELDRFIEAMRTIRAEIDEIGKSYTYEESPLALAPHPATVVMDDWDGKYSRETAVFPVPGLRHTKYFPPVSRIDGAYGDRNLVCSCPPPEAFEEFEEGDK
- the gcvH gene encoding glycine cleavage system protein GcvH — encoded protein: MAQLPPLPQNFTYSAEHEWVDGAADELVGKTVKVGITAVAADALGEVVYVDLPEVGDTITAGETCGEVESTKSVSDLYTPVTGEVVTINEAAVDSPGLLNSDPYGEGWLFEVAVTEVGEVMDAAGYAEANSL
- the ectA gene encoding diaminobutyrate acetyltransferase — encoded protein: MINALAEPKTQIDVRTPELEDGQHLWRLAKDTAVLDLNSSYSYLLWCRDFADTSVIARIGGEPAGFVTGYTRPENPDTLMIWQVAVDENFRGHGLASTMLNELADRTGALRMETTITDDNAASNRLFQTFAEKRGAGFDRRPLFTPDLYPDGHDTEYLYEIAPL
- a CDS encoding ectoine synthase is translated as MYVVNRDDLNDTDRDVKSETWRSRRMVLGKERVGFSFHDTVIYAGTTSTFHYQNHVEAVYCVQGKGTLTDEETGKVYPLHDGVMYLLDGNEKHTVVAEEELRMACVFNPPVTGREVHDENGVYPLILEDEAAPAN
- a CDS encoding L-serine ammonia-lyase → MPLSVFDLFTVGIGPSSSHTVGPMRAGASFIDLLGDSLGSVADLRVDVFGSLAATGAGHGTFDAILIGLEGCRPDLIEANELTARRTRMSETGTIILGDSTGNGVELSFTEDDMVKRPLTVLPRHTNAMTVTAYDAAGATLAEETYYSVGGGFVTSETEFLDKEKTAEAGDDGGDGAAVDGSSDGGFDGTAADGGGAEFAVADSVVDAELESYDEELPYPFHSGVELLQRCRENDLSIAEIMHANELSMRDEDEIRHGLLHIYSVMEECASASLDRSGYLPGGLKVRRRAHDWYLKLKSEDPDRDPGYYLEWVNLIAMAVNEENASGGRVVTAPTNGAAGIIPAVLHYALNYVPAVVEGGESAKHRAIVDFLLTAAAIGVLYKERASISGAEVGCQGEVGSASSMAAGGLAAVMGGTPEQVENAAEIAMEHNLGLTCDPISGLVQVPCIERNAIAAGKAINASRMALWGDGQHRVSLDEVIETMRQTGADMSSKYKETAMGGLAVNVVEC
- a CDS encoding glycine cleavage system aminomethyltransferase GcvT — its product is MTDQTANTPKETPLHGIHAELGASFTDFGGWDMPLKYGSELAEHRAVREAAGLFDLSHMGEVRISGTDAAAFLDYALVAKYSKMKIGKAKYGVIVNESGGLLDDLITYRIGDEEFLIVPNASNTPTVVAALKDRVEHFVQDVAPGSDVRLTDESDATALIAVQGPNSEAIILRALDESGHGEFGPRTGAGDQAKAQVTDDANGGATSAGDDTITIGQAVRDLGYYAWMPLTIAGIDLMLARTGYTGEDGFELYIPNIGATRLWNTLVTSGADYGLVPCGLAARDSLRLEAGMPLYGNELDENTTPFDAGLGRMIGFKTKDEFFAREALAKLGETEPPRVLVGLSSEGRRAARSGAAVSIDGSEVGTVTSGQPSPTLGHPIALAYLDRDRAEAGTAVTVDIRGKAHDFTVVELPFYKRQAH
- a CDS encoding MFS transporter, producing the protein MTDTIAETKVPLQLKRRSVVASTIGNILEWYEWSAYAVFTPFIAAAMFNSEDPVSSVLATLGVFAVGFLMRPLGGIVFGKIADVKGRKFVLIVTMLIMAGGSFLIAVLPTYGQIGVFASLILLLIRVAQGFAHGGESATANSYIAEIAPAHKRGFWGSIVFVAIFGGSVVAYTIGGVITNVFSEAAVSDWAWRIPFALGGLLALVALWMRRGMVESDVFESDEAEEVVDPTPLDRGRVARAIVLVVLMTSGITAAHYTWTSYASTLAITERGMDAQTAYWATVGAQIIALASLPFWGSLSDRIGRRPVLIGFGVLMAILQYPLMGMITDTGWTLFVASTLALLVVSMAGALLSAVLSEAFPTKVRTQGIGFAYSVSVAVFGGTAPYLNGLFNSLDLSWLSSGWVVLLCLATIVAVVKLPETKGKDLNAI
- the ectB gene encoding diaminobutyrate--2-oxoglutarate transaminase translates to MTESAKPTPTDKPDIFETRESAVRSYCRSWPATFARSQGAKQWDEDGNEYLDFFSGAGALNYGHNNPAVINPLIEYLQSGAVLHSMDMKTPAKREFLQTFQDLILKPRGLDYSVMFPGPTGTNTVEAALKLARKVTGRQHMLSFTNAFHGMTLGSLSVTGNSMKREGAGIPLTNSSKIPYDDYFDGEVPDFLWLEKVLADSGSGVDKPAAVIVETVQGEGGLRAARAEWLRALSDLCKKHDILLIVDDVQAGCGRTGSFFSFEEAGIEPDIVCLSKSISGSGLPLALTLFRPELDVWEPGEHNGTFRGNNPAFVTATAAIKTFWADNEFQNQLADTIAALHQRLDGIVEKAEGASIRGRGLLAGLCFEDLEVAEKVAAYAFENGLLLETSGADDEVIKIMPPLTIDSRDLQAGLDIIEAGVAKFAPAAATAALA